The proteins below are encoded in one region of Candidatus Methylacidiphilales bacterium:
- a CDS encoding S8 family serine peptidase, with translation MADMGSQDFLKNAQRLAYRDDLPNAAGEFRRVSLYRTDMKYPLVRVEETRIQEPNGNSVLLAQDAAVADHVVVELQPGATVADVSQIAAQNGATVLKPMHTPGFYLLQLPNPNLDSLPLAIQTFGKSAKVLKYVEADSILHATLVPNDPNFSGEWGLNNTGQTSGKPHADIDATDAWGIINSSPNVVVAVLDTGIDFNHPDLAANIWTNPNPGSDPGYINDTHGWNFYADNNNPQDDHFHGTHVSGTIGALGNNGQGVAGVTWHVKIMPLKFLSSNGSGYTSDAVDGINYATYMGAKIISNSWGGGAYSQALKNAIDAANTAGVLFVVAAGNNGANTDLTPSYPSCYASPNILSVAATDANDQLASFSNYGTKTVALAAPGVGVLSTFPTVATAAMSSYGLPTSYGQISGTSMATPHVSGAAALALAENPSLTVAQLKSLLIQRTDQLSQLAGLIQTSGRLNLYNVVNLNWQPKTAQLQMSSISLNDSEGNNDGYANPGELIRLIPTLLNVGGQAAGNVTVQIVSNQATATVLTSTVTVGSLQPYQPYVVGTPFRIQLSGALQDNAVLTFDVVIRATGLPDVHAPATVVVSKPKGFVEATVNFSCGEMKADTARNLVYVIDRTDHRVLEIDTALGQLTAYASLDDGAVGGNSPSVTGQLAVSLDGTRLYVALTAAQKIQVFSLPDLSPLVSLPLDFSPYGLACGVNGRLYASSTDYWGKIREVNTSNGLDIQSFDKGGNQQFYKQALLRTSQYGTNLYVGETGLYTVGGPGYIYQYNISGGTASLLQTFPFVQVYLNDFAVDEQQNRMYTLNGGIYGVEVTDMLTGDYGNVYPFGSAYGEAVAFLPNDSVIYGASGDPYSGNIRKFNRADGTTLGDYVVGTNGKPVSPRGIAITPNGNILYIKAGSGGGSILGLIGGNSLAINNPPPPPTGSAINLSTVAFSDVEGNGDSVPNSGEIVSLTPTLLNTGGQSATNVSISLAAGTGASLLSPSSQTLGTVAAGASSVAGAYRIQLASGLADGTAITFTFTANWDTGQSKQFIYAIVVRATPSRGELASTLQFGEILADQQRNIVYVVDKRYLRVLLFDTDAGHINSAVPIGGLATVNGAPPAPGMMAESVDGSRLYLALPQSQIIQVFSLPDMTSLAQWSYSFQPESLACDALGRIYCTTNDATQKLVQINATTGAVLSQTGPGFVVSGILRRNAAGTELYGSLSNQIYRFSTAGAGAPTQLSILTAGSSSLYIRDFAVDEQADVFYAILSDGKLTLVPLNGGSVTSWNLNQSWGSAVSYVPGRSDVLGASDYWYGGGIRRFSRANGSTLQDYVITNNADSITYRGLATTQNGRTVYVKARWDGSSTANTVDGYDYSLGMIGGAVDLDVPPGVPIGLKGVVVTDPAPGSADGYVHPGQTVQLSPTFKNFSNFQISNVSVDLLCSDPLATLQTPMTDVVGNVSSYVSFTPSPNFKVAISPSATDGHEIKLTFRVNYNNGTQQLISYSLFVAASLTAETQVNFQIGSVIADRTRDLAYVVDNTNLRLLAIDTDAGVTSKTAKLVAAPGSGGMAISPDGTQLYIALTGARQVQVFQLPGLTQSDIINLNFQPVSLAVASDGRLYASSTAGWGYLYQIDPATGQTLGQFGQRTYYSGPTIKTNGDSSSLFVVELGLSGSSSVDQYIVSSSSVPNFTHAYPFVLENTIDIAIDDDYARIYSASGGVYGVGVTEMNTGVGNIVWPYGQPYSSAVCFLQGSNFVYGAAPYNLIRRFNRANGAPLADFPVVNSQIMNRGVVITANGHLLYVKSTSLGLIGNSSLNINSTSAAPTIYLGGDQTIRLSQAATLSASVTGSSSSLPIAWKMLNGPQKATFSSVNSVSSSGINPSVSFSAPGTYRVSGTVTDGSLTGSDAINITVLPDPPAVSVTATNPVAINNVANGQLTFTRTGASAGSLAVSYAVAGTAHSGVDYVALLGTATIPDGAASITIPVVANAGAAPNSTVVATVASSANYQLGVSQQASVTIANLSFNNWAAATLANYSTGQQAATVSPAGDGISNLMKYALGLNPLLYYSPGSPAMPATQLQSFSSANYLTLSYTQLQNASDIHYIVQVSSDLVNWHSGPTYTTQVSSTPNGDSTATVVVRDLTPVSSAAARFIRLQVTQP, from the coding sequence ATGGCTGACATGGGGAGCCAGGATTTCCTGAAGAACGCGCAAAGACTGGCTTATCGTGATGATCTACCCAACGCAGCGGGCGAATTCCGCCGCGTGAGTTTGTATCGGACCGACATGAAATATCCGCTGGTTCGAGTTGAAGAAACCCGGATTCAAGAGCCCAATGGCAACTCAGTCCTTCTGGCGCAAGATGCTGCCGTTGCGGATCATGTGGTGGTGGAGCTTCAACCCGGGGCCACGGTGGCTGATGTTAGCCAAATTGCGGCACAAAATGGAGCGACAGTACTCAAGCCGATGCATACTCCGGGTTTTTATCTTTTGCAGTTACCCAATCCGAACCTCGACAGTCTTCCGCTTGCGATTCAAACCTTTGGCAAATCGGCGAAGGTGCTGAAGTACGTTGAAGCTGATTCGATCCTGCATGCGACCCTTGTGCCGAATGATCCGAATTTTTCGGGTGAATGGGGTCTGAATAACACAGGCCAAACTTCCGGCAAACCGCATGCGGACATTGATGCGACCGATGCGTGGGGCATCATTAACAGCAGTCCCAATGTAGTCGTGGCCGTACTCGATACGGGCATTGATTTTAATCACCCGGATCTGGCCGCAAATATCTGGACCAATCCTAATCCGGGCAGCGACCCGGGCTACATCAATGACACGCACGGCTGGAATTTTTATGCGGACAATAACAATCCGCAGGACGATCACTTCCACGGCACCCATGTTTCCGGCACGATTGGAGCCCTTGGCAACAACGGCCAGGGTGTCGCAGGCGTCACCTGGCATGTCAAAATCATGCCGCTGAAGTTTCTTTCCTCGAATGGCAGCGGTTATACGAGCGACGCGGTGGACGGCATTAATTACGCAACCTACATGGGTGCGAAGATCATCTCCAACTCATGGGGCGGTGGCGCTTACTCGCAGGCGCTGAAGAATGCCATTGATGCGGCCAATACGGCGGGCGTTTTATTCGTGGTGGCTGCCGGCAATAATGGCGCCAATACAGATCTCACGCCGTCTTATCCCTCCTGTTACGCGAGTCCAAACATTCTTTCGGTTGCGGCTACGGATGCCAACGATCAATTGGCGAGTTTCTCCAATTACGGCACGAAGACAGTCGCCCTGGCCGCGCCGGGTGTGGGGGTTTTGAGCACATTTCCGACAGTTGCAACCGCGGCTATGAGCAGCTACGGATTGCCGACCAGTTATGGCCAGATCAGCGGAACGTCGATGGCCACGCCCCATGTCAGCGGCGCGGCGGCGCTGGCTTTGGCCGAAAACCCCTCTTTAACGGTTGCGCAACTCAAAAGCCTGCTGATTCAGCGGACGGATCAACTTTCGCAGCTTGCGGGATTGATTCAAACCTCGGGCCGTTTGAACCTTTATAACGTGGTTAATCTCAATTGGCAGCCCAAGACCGCCCAGCTTCAGATGAGCAGCATTTCCCTTAACGATAGTGAGGGCAACAATGACGGTTATGCCAATCCAGGCGAGCTTATCCGCCTGATTCCGACACTTTTAAATGTTGGCGGCCAAGCTGCGGGTAACGTCACCGTGCAGATTGTTTCCAATCAGGCGACCGCCACGGTGCTTACAAGCACTGTCACAGTGGGTTCCTTGCAGCCCTATCAACCCTATGTGGTGGGCACCCCATTCCGCATCCAACTAAGTGGAGCCTTGCAGGACAATGCTGTTCTTACGTTCGATGTTGTGATTCGCGCCACAGGCCTTCCGGATGTGCATGCCCCAGCCACTGTAGTTGTGTCGAAACCAAAAGGCTTCGTGGAAGCCACGGTGAATTTCTCATGCGGTGAAATGAAAGCCGATACTGCGCGCAATTTGGTCTATGTAATCGACAGAACCGATCACCGGGTTCTGGAGATTGATACCGCCTTGGGGCAGCTCACCGCTTATGCGTCGCTTGATGATGGCGCGGTGGGAGGAAACTCACCCAGCGTGACCGGCCAGCTTGCTGTTTCACTGGATGGGACTCGCCTTTACGTCGCGCTTACCGCCGCTCAGAAAATCCAGGTGTTTTCGTTGCCAGATTTATCGCCTCTGGTCAGCTTACCTCTGGATTTCTCGCCCTACGGTCTGGCTTGCGGGGTGAATGGCCGTCTTTATGCGTCTTCCACCGATTACTGGGGTAAAATCCGCGAAGTCAACACGTCCAATGGGCTCGACATACAGTCCTTTGACAAAGGCGGTAATCAGCAATTCTACAAGCAAGCGCTTCTCCGTACGAGCCAGTATGGTACAAACCTCTATGTTGGTGAAACCGGACTCTACACGGTGGGCGGCCCAGGTTACATCTATCAGTACAATATTTCAGGCGGAACCGCCTCTCTCCTGCAAACCTTCCCGTTTGTCCAGGTTTATCTGAATGATTTCGCTGTTGATGAACAACAGAATCGCATGTACACGCTCAATGGCGGAATTTACGGCGTCGAAGTCACCGATATGCTCACGGGTGATTACGGCAATGTTTATCCATTTGGCAGTGCTTATGGAGAGGCCGTCGCCTTTCTTCCGAACGACTCTGTTATTTATGGAGCTTCGGGTGATCCTTACAGCGGAAATATCCGGAAATTCAATCGTGCCGATGGAACGACTCTTGGCGACTATGTTGTTGGCACGAATGGCAAGCCTGTTTCACCGCGGGGAATCGCGATTACTCCAAACGGCAATATTCTTTATATCAAGGCGGGGTCTGGCGGTGGATCGATCCTTGGTTTGATCGGTGGAAACTCGCTGGCCATTAATAATCCGCCTCCTCCGCCAACCGGATCGGCCATCAATCTTTCGACAGTGGCTTTTTCCGATGTGGAAGGCAATGGCGATTCTGTTCCGAACAGCGGGGAGATTGTCAGTCTCACGCCAACCTTGCTCAATACGGGCGGCCAGTCTGCGACCAATGTGTCCATCAGCCTTGCTGCTGGCACGGGAGCCTCCCTCCTTTCCCCCTCTTCGCAAACGTTAGGTACTGTGGCGGCGGGAGCCTCTTCGGTTGCCGGCGCTTACCGGATTCAACTGGCATCCGGTTTGGCTGATGGAACGGCCATAACTTTCACCTTCACCGCGAATTGGGATACGGGCCAATCGAAACAGTTTATCTATGCCATCGTGGTCCGTGCCACACCGTCGAGAGGGGAGCTTGCCTCTACTTTGCAGTTCGGGGAAATCCTGGCCGACCAGCAACGCAACATCGTTTATGTCGTTGATAAGCGCTACCTCCGGGTACTTCTTTTCGATACGGATGCCGGGCATATTAATTCCGCAGTGCCCATTGGGGGCTTGGCGACGGTTAACGGTGCTCCGCCTGCGCCCGGGATGATGGCCGAATCGGTCGATGGCTCGCGCCTCTATCTTGCGTTGCCGCAATCACAGATCATCCAGGTTTTTTCACTTCCTGATATGACATCGCTTGCGCAATGGTCTTACAGTTTCCAACCGGAAAGCCTGGCCTGTGATGCATTGGGGAGAATCTATTGTACAACAAACGATGCCACACAAAAGCTGGTTCAAATCAATGCCACAACCGGGGCGGTGCTTAGCCAAACGGGCCCGGGATTTGTTGTGTCCGGTATTCTTCGGCGCAACGCGGCTGGGACTGAACTTTATGGCAGCCTGAGCAACCAGATTTACCGCTTTTCAACTGCAGGAGCAGGTGCGCCCACGCAGCTTTCCATTTTGACAGCCGGTTCTTCCAGTTTATACATACGGGACTTTGCCGTCGATGAACAGGCTGATGTATTTTATGCCATATTGAGCGATGGCAAACTGACTCTTGTGCCGCTTAACGGCGGATCCGTGACGAGTTGGAATCTAAACCAGTCATGGGGCTCGGCGGTTTCTTACGTCCCCGGCCGCAGCGATGTTCTTGGCGCTTCCGATTACTGGTATGGCGGCGGCATCCGGCGTTTTTCCAGAGCAAACGGCAGCACCCTTCAGGATTATGTTATCACCAATAATGCTGATTCCATTACATATCGTGGATTGGCGACAACTCAAAACGGCCGGACAGTCTATGTGAAAGCCCGTTGGGACGGATCCAGCACCGCCAATACAGTTGATGGTTATGATTACTCGCTGGGTATGATTGGGGGCGCGGTCGATCTTGATGTTCCGCCTGGGGTGCCGATTGGCCTTAAGGGCGTTGTTGTCACGGATCCCGCTCCCGGCAGTGCCGATGGCTATGTGCATCCCGGACAGACGGTTCAACTCAGCCCCACTTTTAAAAATTTCAGCAATTTTCAGATTTCAAATGTTTCGGTGGATCTGCTTTGTTCGGATCCTTTGGCCACCCTGCAAACGCCAATGACTGATGTTGTTGGGAATGTCAGCAGTTATGTGAGTTTTACCCCGTCGCCGAATTTCAAGGTTGCCATAAGTCCATCTGCAACCGATGGCCACGAAATTAAACTGACTTTCCGGGTTAACTACAACAATGGTACCCAGCAATTGATTTCCTATTCGCTCTTTGTCGCGGCTTCATTGACGGCTGAGACCCAGGTTAATTTTCAAATTGGATCAGTGATTGCGGACCGCACACGTGATCTGGCTTATGTCGTGGACAATACGAACCTTCGTCTGCTGGCGATTGATACGGATGCCGGTGTGACCAGCAAAACTGCCAAGTTGGTGGCTGCCCCGGGGTCAGGTGGGATGGCCATTTCCCCAGATGGAACTCAACTTTACATTGCCCTCACAGGGGCCCGGCAAGTCCAGGTCTTTCAACTGCCCGGGCTGACCCAGTCGGATATTATCAATCTCAATTTTCAGCCGGTCAGCCTCGCTGTCGCATCGGATGGCAGGCTCTATGCCTCTTCCACTGCCGGGTGGGGTTATCTTTATCAGATTGATCCCGCGACGGGGCAAACCCTGGGACAATTTGGGCAGAGGACATATTATAGCGGCCCGACTATTAAAACCAATGGCGACTCAAGTTCTTTGTTTGTCGTTGAACTGGGACTGAGTGGCTCTAGCTCTGTTGATCAATATATTGTTAGTAGTTCGAGCGTTCCCAATTTTACCCATGCCTATCCCTTTGTTCTTGAAAATACCATAGACATTGCCATTGACGACGATTACGCGCGCATTTATTCGGCCAGCGGCGGGGTTTATGGAGTGGGCGTCACAGAAATGAATACCGGAGTGGGGAATATTGTCTGGCCTTACGGGCAGCCCTACTCCAGTGCCGTCTGTTTCCTGCAGGGATCAAATTTTGTTTACGGAGCCGCTCCTTACAATCTGATTCGCCGGTTCAATCGTGCCAATGGTGCTCCCTTGGCTGATTTTCCGGTTGTTAACTCGCAAATCATGAATCGAGGTGTAGTCATAACAGCGAATGGCCATCTTCTCTATGTCAAATCAACATCTCTCGGACTTATTGGCAATTCATCTTTGAACATCAATTCAACCAGTGCCGCGCCGACGATTTATCTCGGCGGAGACCAGACCATCCGGCTTTCCCAGGCCGCCACACTCTCGGCCAGCGTCACCGGTTCTTCGAGCAGCCTTCCCATCGCATGGAAAATGCTCAATGGTCCGCAAAAAGCCACATTCAGTTCGGTGAATTCAGTTTCCTCGTCCGGCATTAATCCCAGTGTGAGCTTTTCGGCGCCGGGAACCTATCGTGTGAGCGGTACGGTGACCGATGGCAGTTTGACTGGGAGCGACGCGATTAACATCACGGTCTTGCCCGATCCTCCCGCCGTTTCCGTCACCGCCACGAATCCGGTCGCGATTAATAATGTGGCCAACGGCCAATTGACCTTCACACGAACAGGTGCATCGGCGGGGAGTCTGGCTGTTTCGTATGCGGTAGCGGGTACGGCGCATAGCGGCGTTGATTACGTGGCCTTGTTGGGAACGGCCACCATTCCAGATGGAGCTGCTTCCATTACCATCCCCGTTGTCGCCAATGCCGGTGCTGCGCCAAATAGCACCGTCGTGGCCACTGTCGCTTCATCGGCCAATTATCAGCTTGGCGTATCCCAGCAGGCGTCGGTCACAATCGCAAATCTCTCCTTCAACAATTGGGCAGCTGCCACTTTGGCCAATTATTCGACGGGACAGCAAGCTGCCACCGTCAGTCCCGCCGGTGATGGCATTTCCAATCTGATGAAATATGCCTTGGGCCTTAACCCCTTGCTCTATTACAGCCCCGGTTCTCCTGCAATGCCTGCGACGCAACTCCAGTCGTTTTCTTCCGCCAATTATCTGACGCTCTCGTACACACAACTGCAGAACGCCAGCGACATTCATTACATTGTCCAGGTTTCCTCCGACTTGGTAAACTGGCATTCTGGCCCCACTTATACCACCCAGGTTTCCTCAACTCCGAACGGCGATTCCACAGCGACAGTGGTTGTACGGGATCTGACACCCGTGAGTTCTGCAGCCGCGCGATTCATACGCCTTCAGGTAACACAACCTTGA
- a CDS encoding biopolymer transporter ExbD: MSAPRRIHHPQVELQIAPMIDVCFLLLFFYIITSKPIKPEADLSMTLPGTVAQEQALELPDEQRIEIRKDGSVFLNDMPVDSSTQAEMPQLVVTLRRFKEACAAYRAEALITLAVDDEARHQRIADVMNACALAGIHGVSFAVADEEE, from the coding sequence ATGAGCGCTCCCAGACGCATCCATCATCCGCAGGTGGAACTGCAGATTGCCCCCATGATCGATGTTTGTTTTCTGCTGCTCTTTTTTTACATCATCACGTCCAAGCCCATCAAACCGGAAGCGGATTTGAGCATGACACTGCCCGGAACGGTTGCGCAGGAACAGGCGCTGGAATTGCCTGATGAACAACGCATTGAAATCCGGAAGGACGGCAGCGTGTTCCTGAACGACATGCCGGTGGACAGCTCCACACAAGCCGAAATGCCGCAACTGGTGGTGACGCTGCGCAGATTCAAGGAAGCGTGTGCAGCCTATCGTGCGGAGGCACTCATTACGCTGGCGGTGGATGACGAGGCGCGGCACCAGCGGATTGCCGATGTGATGAACGCCTGCGCACTCGCCGGAATCCACGGAGTGAGTTTCGCCGTGGCGGATGAAGAGGAGTAA
- a CDS encoding biopolymer transporter ExbD — translation MNSARRRLRRPHLEEVGLQIAPMIDVTMLLLFFFMLTGKLMQGQKLKTIALPLAASAGIPKDISGRDVVNIDGTGKIYAGDQLVTPKELKSYLKKRLKECPPLKIYVRADAHTPAVQIKQIMRSAAEAGAIEVAFGAYQK, via the coding sequence ATGAACAGCGCGCGACGCAGGCTCAGGCGCCCGCATTTGGAGGAAGTCGGCTTGCAGATCGCGCCGATGATCGATGTCACCATGTTGCTCCTGTTCTTTTTCATGCTGACTGGCAAATTGATGCAGGGCCAAAAATTGAAGACAATCGCTTTGCCACTGGCGGCTTCTGCGGGGATTCCCAAGGACATCAGCGGGCGGGACGTGGTGAATATTGACGGGACCGGCAAGATTTACGCCGGCGACCAGCTTGTAACGCCTAAAGAGCTAAAGTCCTATCTGAAAAAGAGGCTCAAGGAATGCCCGCCGTTGAAGATTTATGTTAGGGCGGATGCCCATACCCCGGCGGTTCAAATCAAGCAAATCATGAGGAGCGCCGCCGAGGCGGGCGCCATCGAGGTGGCTTTCGGGGCCTATCAAAAATAG
- a CDS encoding MotA/TolQ/ExbB proton channel family protein, which translates to MKRLRYIALCLALALLPLPCVSAQSLPAVPEKAGATNKARDKSLLDIYRDGGPVMHLIALCSVGMIALSGFCGLSYRKSRLMPDTLVNALNELMSQRDVAGAFQLCRQYPGPLSAALMSALVKANFERDMFNKTAMENAVADECFREETKMMVVINYLNTLAVMAPMIGLLGTVIGMISSFSALTAGKAEATELAGGIGEALVATAGGLFLAIPSMFLYFYFRGQAQAQMADLHKTLSTMLDLFTGEVSSESLQKPTGLTAYIPAATAARQ; encoded by the coding sequence ATGAAAAGACTCCGATACATTGCCCTTTGCCTCGCTCTGGCATTGCTTCCCCTCCCCTGCGTTTCCGCCCAAAGCCTCCCGGCTGTTCCGGAAAAAGCCGGTGCGACAAATAAAGCCCGCGACAAAAGCCTGCTGGACATCTATCGCGACGGCGGTCCCGTCATGCACTTGATCGCGCTTTGCTCCGTCGGCATGATCGCCTTGAGCGGGTTCTGCGGTTTGAGCTACCGCAAAAGTCGGCTGATGCCCGACACCCTCGTCAATGCCTTGAACGAACTCATGAGCCAACGCGATGTGGCGGGCGCTTTCCAACTTTGCAGACAATATCCCGGCCCGCTGAGCGCAGCCCTTATGTCGGCCCTGGTTAAAGCCAATTTCGAGCGCGATATGTTCAATAAAACCGCCATGGAAAATGCCGTGGCCGATGAATGTTTCCGCGAGGAGACAAAAATGATGGTCGTGATCAATTATCTGAACACCCTGGCGGTCATGGCACCGATGATCGGACTGCTCGGAACCGTGATCGGGATGATCAGCAGTTTCTCCGCCTTGACGGCGGGCAAGGCGGAAGCAACCGAGCTCGCGGGTGGAATTGGCGAAGCGCTGGTGGCCACGGCCGGCGGCCTCTTTTTGGCAATCCCCTCGATGTTTTTGTATTTTTATTTTCGCGGCCAGGCGCAGGCCCAAATGGCCGATCTGCACAAAACCCTCTCCACCATGCTGGATCTTTTCACCGGCGAGGTTTCTTCAGAAAGCCTTCAAAAACCAACCGGCCTGACGGCTTATATCCCCGCCGCCACGGCAGCCCGGCAATAG
- a CDS encoding ORF6N domain-containing protein — protein sequence MKTGRPIETLILNLRGQKAILDANLAELYGVPTKVFNQAVKRNEERFPIDFRFQLTPEEWLKLRSHTASSKSEMSRDEAVALNRSQIVTGSQRHRDPRYLPYVLTEHGAIMAATVLNSPQAVAMSVYVVRAFIQMREQIAANAGILKCLAQIDKTLLVHDKALRDIYQKLLPLLAPSPVSPKPMIGFEP from the coding sequence ATGAAAACCGGCCGGCCCATTGAAACCTTGATTCTGAATCTGCGCGGTCAGAAGGCGATTCTGGATGCCAATCTGGCCGAGCTTTATGGCGTACCGACAAAGGTCTTTAACCAAGCCGTGAAACGCAACGAAGAGCGATTTCCCATTGATTTCCGATTCCAACTTACACCCGAGGAATGGCTCAAGTTGAGATCGCATACTGCAAGTTCAAAATCGGAAATGTCTCGTGATGAAGCTGTTGCGCTGAACCGGTCACAAATTGTGACCGGTTCGCAGCGACATCGTGATCCTCGTTACCTGCCCTACGTCCTCACCGAGCATGGTGCCATCATGGCTGCCACTGTACTGAATAGCCCACAGGCAGTTGCCATGAGTGTCTATGTGGTGCGGGCCTTTATCCAAATGCGGGAGCAGATTGCGGCCAACGCCGGGATTTTGAAATGCTTGGCACAGATTGACAAAACCCTCCTCGTCCACGACAAGGCACTGCGTGATATTTATCAGAAGCTGCTTCCTCTGCTCGCACCATCACCGGTGTCGCCCAAACCCATGATCGGTTTCGAGCCATGA